The Geoglobus acetivorans genome window below encodes:
- the pyrI gene encoding aspartate carbamoyltransferase regulatory subunit, producing MNLLTISKIKDGTVIDHIPSGKALEVLRIIGVRSGSKEKVSMAMNVESSKMGRKDIVKVEGKYIGEEELNRISLIAPEATINIIENYEIVRKFKVSLPERVEGILKCPNRNCISNDPREPVLARFRIENSDGVVARCEYCGKKVYEIEKYLV from the coding sequence ATGAATCTGCTCACAATCAGCAAGATAAAGGATGGGACAGTTATAGATCACATCCCTTCAGGCAAAGCCCTCGAAGTTCTGAGGATTATCGGTGTGAGGAGCGGGAGCAAAGAGAAGGTCAGTATGGCGATGAATGTTGAAAGCAGCAAAATGGGAAGAAAGGATATCGTGAAGGTGGAGGGAAAGTACATTGGGGAGGAGGAGCTGAACAGAATCTCTCTGATAGCTCCGGAAGCTACGATAAACATAATCGAGAACTACGAGATAGTCCGGAAATTCAAGGTTTCGCTGCCTGAAAGGGTGGAGGGCATTCTCAAATGCCCCAACCGAAACTGCATATCCAACGATCCAAGAGAACCGGTTCTGGCCAGATTCAGGATAGAGAACAGTGATGGCGTTGTGGCGAGGTGTGAATACTGTGGAAAGAAAGTTTATGAGATAGAAAAGTACTTGGTGTGA
- a CDS encoding ACT domain-containing protein, giving the protein MWSKIREKFERYPSQIAVAKEFLKLGISVRDGKAYCGNIELVPTKIADAVGVDRKVVVSAIQNIEDDEELRKVFSSLRPVAYIAEVARILGFGVLEVYADSQKPGIVSAVTQILAREGISIRYMLAEDPELSVESKLTVVTETKIPGKLVDEFLQVPGVFKIVIG; this is encoded by the coding sequence ATGTGGAGCAAAATTCGGGAAAAATTTGAGAGGTATCCATCGCAGATAGCCGTAGCAAAGGAATTTTTGAAGCTTGGCATTTCCGTTAGAGATGGTAAGGCATACTGTGGCAATATTGAGCTCGTTCCGACAAAAATAGCTGATGCTGTTGGCGTTGACCGAAAGGTTGTGGTCTCAGCCATTCAGAACATAGAGGATGACGAAGAGCTTAGAAAGGTCTTTTCATCCCTCAGACCTGTGGCATACATAGCCGAAGTTGCCAGAATTCTCGGATTCGGCGTTCTTGAGGTTTATGCGGACAGTCAGAAACCGGGCATAGTCTCTGCTGTAACCCAGATACTTGCAAGGGAAGGGATATCCATAAGGTACATGCTTGCCGAAGATCCCGAACTCAGCGTTGAAAGCAAGCTCACAGTGGTGACGGAAACGAAGATACCGGGCAAGCTCGTGGACGAGTTCCTTCAGGTTCCGGGAGTGTTCAAGATAGTTATTGGCTGA